The Zalophus californianus isolate mZalCal1 chromosome X, mZalCal1.pri.v2, whole genome shotgun sequence genome window below encodes:
- the NCBP2L gene encoding LOW QUALITY PROTEIN: nuclear cap-binding protein subunit 2-like (The sequence of the model RefSeq protein was modified relative to this genomic sequence to represent the inferred CDS: deleted 2 bases in 1 codon), which translates to MDREQLPSRCPLGTVSNDLRILQGDSFLELSECWDQQFDGDNDDQEKLLKESSTLYMGNLSFHTTEEQIYELFSRCGDIKHVFMGLDKIKKKAWGFCFVEYYNRLDAENAMWFLNGTRLDDRIIHTDWDLAFREGRQYGHQPEDQVRNAFCEDFDVGRGGSGKQAQARDRRGIH; encoded by the exons ATGGATCGCGAACAGCTGCCCTCACGGTGTCCACTGGGCACCGTGTCCAACGACCTGAGAATTCTGCAG GGCGATTCCTTCCTGGAGCTGAGCGAGTGCTGGGACCAGCAGTTTGATGGGGATAATGATGATCAGGAGAAATTACTGAAGGAAAGCTCCACACTCTACATGGGGAATCTTTCCTTTCATACTACCGAAGAGCAAATATATGAGCTCTTTAGTAGATGTGGTGATATCAAGCATGTATTTATGGGCCtggataaaattaagaaaaaggcaTGGGGTTTCTGTTTTGTAGAGTACTATAACAGACTTGATGCCGAAAATGCCATGTGGTTCCTAAACGGGACCCGCCTAGATGATCGTATTATCCACACAGATTGGGATCTAGCCTTTAGAGAGGGCAGACAGTATGGCCACCAACCTGAGGACCAAGTAAGAAACGCGTTTTGTGAAGATTTTGATGTTGGTAGAGGTGGCTCTGGAAAACAGGCTCAGGCCCGTGATAGAAGAGGAATCCATTAG